Proteins co-encoded in one Nicotiana sylvestris chromosome 7, ASM39365v2, whole genome shotgun sequence genomic window:
- the LOC138873997 gene encoding uncharacterized protein: protein MGDTSARKEIEETSQNASITKETAAHLEQTLLRFREELEQVRNLENLSITLVAADANNQNHTTPPPAQPAHTQACNTCNNTPLLIPEPQNTTNDQNAPIFVDTVPHYAQPISDTPESDSKDFLIHNLAAELKRLTSRVQGVEDSKGVEGLNYEDLCVQPDVELPEGYKPPKFEMFNGTSDPRVHLRMYCDKLVGVGRDEKIRMKLFIRSLKGDALSWYISQDAKKWTSWVNMVSDFMDRFRFNTENAPDVFYIQNLKKKPTETFREYATRWRTEAAKVRPALEEEQMNRFFVRDQDPQYYERMMLIEGQKFSDIIKLGERIEEGIKNGMVTNLETL from the coding sequence atgggagATACCAGTGCTAGAAAGGAAATCGAGGAAACCTCTCAGAACGCTTCAAtcactaaggaaactgctgctcaTCTTGAGCAAACTTTGCTGAGATTTCGAGAagaattggaacaagttcgaaaccTGGAAAATCTGTCAATCACTCTTGTCGCTGCTGATGCCAACAACCAGAACCATACTACACCACCACCAGCACAACCCGCTCATACCCAAGCCTGCAACACCTGCAACAACACTCCATTGCTCATTCCCGAACCccaaaacaccacaaacgaccagaACGCTCCCATCTTTGTGGACACTGTACCCCACTATGCCCAGCCTATCTCAGATACACCTGAATCAGACAGCAAAGACTTCCTCATTCATAATTTAGCTGCTGAGCTCAAGAGGTTAACCAGCCGGGTCCAGGGTGTCGAAGATAGCAAAGGTGtggaaggtttgaactatgaagatctttgtgttcagccagatgtcgaactCCCGGAGGGGtataaacctcccaagttcgaaatgttcaaCGGTACAAGTGATCCCAGGGTCCATCTCAGAatgtattgtgataagctggtaggagtcggaagggacgagaagatccgcatgaagctgttcataagGAGTCTGAAGGGTGACGCATTATCGTGGTATATTAGCCAAGATGCGAAGAAATGGACAAGTTGGGTGAATATGGTgtccgatttcatggaccggttcaggttcaatactgagaacgcaccagatgtgttctatatccaaaatctgaagaagaaacccacagagacctttcgcgagtatgctactcgttggaggacagaagccgctaaggtcaggccggccttGGAAGAAGAGCAAATGAATAGGTTCTTTGTCCGGGATCAGGACCCGCAGTACTACGAGAGGATGATGTTGATAGAGGGTCAaaagttctccgacatcatcaagttgggagaaaggatcgaagaaggtaTCAAGAACGGTATGGTCACTAATCTCGAAACATtgtag